GGCGACCATGCGCTGGCGTTCGGGCGCTACGACGCGGCGCTGCGCCCGTTCGTCGACGAGGTGCAGACGCGCGCGGTGCAGATGCTGGAAACGCTGGTGCCGCGCACCGAGGAAGCCATCCGCGCGCGCAACGCGAAGACGGACGGCGGTTTCTGACGCGCCAGCCGCCAGAGCGCCTCACACCTGCATGTTCATGATGTCGTGATAGGCCGACACCAGTTTGTTGCGCACCTGAAGCGTGGCCTGGAAGGAGATGTTGGCCTTCTGCATGGCGATCATGGTGTCGGACAGGCTGACCGAGTCGTCGCCGGCGGCGAAGCGCTTGCCCATGTCGTCGGCGGTGTTCTGGGCGTCGCTGACGTTTTGCAGCGCGCCCTTTAGTGCGTCCGAGAAGCTGACCTTGGTCGAGGCGTCCGGCGCGTCGGCACCGCCCACGCCGCCTATGCCCAAGCCGCCTTTCAAGCCGTCGATGCCGGGCATGCCGCCGCCCGCGCCGAGGGCAGGCGCCGCCGGCTTTTGCGCCGCCGCCTTCAGTTGCGCCATCATCGCTTCGATGCGGCTGCTGTCGATTCCGCCGATATTCATCCTGTCTCCGCTTCCCTGGGTGCGTCCTAAGATTGCACGATCCGCACTTCTGCACCCTGCCAGAATATCAGCGCCGCACCAAACGTTGCCCTTGAGCAGCGCAGTAAACATCCCCTTATTCTTTCGTTTGAATGTTGCCCTACGGCTTCATAATGGTGCCCATACCCTTTCCCCCTTCAACGTCCACCATGGCAACAGCGGAACAACTCCTCGACAGCGACATCGCAGCCCCGGCCGAGAAACCCAAGTACTGGGAAACCCCGATGGGCAAGCGGGTCGTCATCGGCGGCGCGATCGCCGCCACGCTGGCGATCGTCGCGGCGCTGTGGCTGTGGACCTCGGCGCCCGACTACAAGGTGCTGTTCTCGAACTACACCGACAAGGACGGCGGCGCGATCACCGCGGCGCTCGACCAGATGGGGGTCAAATACAAGTTCTCCGACAGCGGCAGCGCGATCCTGGTGCCGGCCGAGCGCGTCAACGACATCCGCCTCAAGATGGCGGCCCAGGGCCTGCCGCGCGCCGGCAACGTCGGCTTCGAACTGCTGGACGGCGAAAAGCTCGGCACCTCGCAGTTCGTCGAGCAGGTCAATTACCAGCGTTCGCTCGAAGGCGAGCTGGCCAATTCGATCCAGTCGCTGGCCGCGGTGAGCTCGGCGCGCGTGCACCTGGCGCTGCCCAAGCCGTCGGTGTTCGTGCGCGACCAACAAAAGCCGACCGCCTCGGTGCTGCTCAACCTGCAGCCGGGCCGCGCGCTCGACCAGTCGCAGGTCAGCGCGATCGTGCACCTGGTGGCGTCTTCGGTGCCGGAACTGCTGCCGGCCAACGTGACCGTGGTCGACCAGAACGGCACCCTGCTGTCCGACCCGGCCAGCAAGGGCGGCAAGCAGCTCGACCCGAACCAGCTGAAGTACGTCGAGGCGCTGCAGCAGAACATCGTCAAGCAGGTCGAGTCCCTGATCACGCCGATCGTCGGCCAGCAGAACGTGCGCGCCGAAGCCACCGCCGAAATCGACTTCGCCCAGGTCGACACCGCCGCCGAGATGTACAAGCCGAATTCGCCGCCGGAGCCGCAGGCGATCCGCAGCCAGCAGACTTCGGAGTCGACCGGTCCCGGCAACGGCAATCCGTCCGGCATCCCGGGCGCGCTGTCGAACCAGCCGCCGGGCGTGGCCACGGCGCCGATCGAAGGCGCCCCGGCCAACGGCCAGCAGGGCCAGCCAGGCGCCGGCGCCGGCCCGTCGCGCAAGGATTCGACCACCAACTTCGAAGTCGACAAGACCGTGCGCTATGAGCAAAAGCCGATGGGCGGCATCAAGCGCCTGACGGTGGGCGTGGTGGTCAACTACCGCCGCTCGATCGATCCGAAGACCGGCAAGGTCGTGATCAAGCCCTTGACCGCCGCCGAGATCGCCCAGATCAACGAGCTGGTCAAGCAGGCGATGGGCTACAGCCAGGGGCGCGGCGACACCCTGAACGTGACCAACGCGCCGTTCGACGGCGTCGACAAGCCGGAAGAAAAGGCGCCGGACTGGTGGAAGGACCCGGCCAACCTGCCGCTGGCCAAGGACATCGCCCGCTACGCCTTCATCGCGATGGTGCTGGCCTTCCTGTGGTTCCGCTTCGTGCGGCCGCTGCTCAAGCCGGCGATCAAGAAATTCGACGAGGCGGTCGCGATCCCGCCCGAGCCGGAGCCGGAAGAGCCGGAACCGGAACCGGAGCCGGACCCGCTCGCGGAAGCCGAACTGGCGCGCCAGGCGGAGCAGGAAAAGCAGGTGCACATCTACAAGAGCAACATGGAAATGGCCAAGGACCTGGCCAAGAACGACCCGCGCATCGTGGCGAACGTCATCAAGGAATGGTTGGGAGCTGAATAATGAGCGACAAGGACAAAGAAGCAACGCAAAAGGCGGCCATCCTGATGCTGGCCCTGGGCGAAAGCGAAGCGGCCGAAGTGATGAAGTACCTCGGCCCGCGCGAAGTGCTCAAGCTGGGCGCCGCGATGGCGCAGATGAAGGCGGTGCAGCACGAGGAAGTGCTGTCGGTGCTGGCCGACTTCAAGGAACGCGTCGACCTGCAGTCGACCGTCGGCCTGGACTCGGACGAGTACATCCGCGAGGTGCTGACCAAGGCGCTGGGCGACGACAAGGCAGCCGTGCTGCTGAACCGCATCCTCGGCGGCAAGGACGCCTCCGGCATCGAGAGCCTGAAGTGGATGGATTCGCAATCGGTGGCGGAACTGATCCGCAACGAGCACCCGCAGATCATCGCCACCATCCTGGTCCACCTCGAGCGCGACCAGGCCTGCGAGATCCTCGGCCACTTCACCGACCGCCTGCGCAACGACGCGATCCTGCGCATCGCCACCCTGGACGGCGTGCAGCCGGCCGCCCTGCGCGAACTGAACGACGTGCTGACCAAGCTCCTGTCGGGTAACGAGCACATCAAGAAATCGTCGCTGGGCGGCGTGCGCACCGCGGCCGAGATCCTGAACTTCATGAGCGGCGACCACGAAAGCTCGGTCATGGAAAACATCAAGAACTACGACAACGACATGGCGCAGAAGATCATGGACGAGATGTTCGTGTTCGACAACATCATCGACATCGATGACCGCGGCATCCAGCTGCTGCTGCGCGAAGTGCAGTCCGAAATGCTGATCATCGCGATGAAAGGCGCCTCGCAGGACTTGCGCGAGAAGATCTTCAAGAACATGTCGCAGCGCGCCGCCGAGATGATGCGCGAAGACCTGGAATCCAAGGGTCCGGTGCGCCTGTCCGAAGTGGAAACCCAACAAAAGCAGATCTTGCAGATCGTGTGCCGCCTGGCCGACGAAGGACAGATCGTCCTCGGCGGCAAGGGTGAGGATTCGTTCGTCTGATGGTGATCCCGAAAGAAGCCCAGAGCGCCTACCAGCGCTGGGAAATGACCTCCTTCGGCGACGAGCGCCCCAGCACCGTCGCCCAGCGCAGGGCCGCGCAGGAAGCCCAGGCGGCGCTCGAAGCGCGCCGCGCCGCGCAGGCCGAGCAGTTCGCGTCGGTGCAGGCGGCGATGTCCATCCCGATGCCGACCGTCGAAGAGATCGAGGCGATCCGCGAAGCCGCGCGCCAGGAAGGCTATGCCGAAGGTCACGCCGCCGGTCTCGCAGCCGGCCACGACGCCGGCTACCAGGACGGCCTGGACCTGGGCCGCGCCGAAGCGGCGGCCGAGCTGACCCACCTGCAGGACCTGGCCACCGAATTCGGCCACGCCGTCACCGCGGCCGACGCGGCGATCTCGAACGACGTGCTGGAATTGGCCCTGCACCTGGCGCGCAACATGGTCAGGACGAGCTTCGAGGTGCGCCCCGAGCTGATCCTGCCGGTCGTGCGCGAAGCGATCGACTACCTGCCGACGCTGCAGCAGCCGGCCCTGCTCATGCTGCATCCGGAAGACGCGCTGATCGTACGCAGCAGCATCGGCCATGAACTCGACAAGACGGGCTGGCGCATCGTCGAGGACGAGACCCTCGCGCGCGGCGGCTGCCGCGTCGACACCGCCAGCAACCAGATCGACGCCCAGATCGCGTCGCGCTGGCAGCGCCTCTCCCAGGCGCTGGGCAAGAACCTGGACTGGCTGGCATGACCCTCGCCTACCTGGAGACCGGCATGGACAAGCATACCGCGCGCTGGAAGTCCTATCTGAAAGACTGCGCCAACCTGGTCGACTTCGTCGAGCCGATGCAGGTGTCGGGGCGCGTCACGCGCGTGGCCGGCCTGGTGATGGAATGCGTCGGCCTGAAGCTCGCGGTGGGCAGCGCCTGCACCATCCCGACCACGTCCGGCGCGCGCATCGAGGCCGAAGTGGTCGGCTTCGAAGGCGACCGCCTGTTCCTGATGCCGCAATCCGATGTCGAAGGCGTGGTGCCCGGTTCGCGCGTGTTCCCGATCGAGCCGAGCGTGCCGGCGCCCGGCAGCGTCGACCATCCGCGCCGCCGTCCGCAGGACCGCGCGCGCCACCTGCCGGTCGGATGGGGCCTGGTCGGACGCGTGGTCGACGGCGCCGGCCGCCCGCTGGACGGCAAGGGCCCGATCGACGCCACCCACATGGGTCCGCTCAACGCGCGCCCGATCAACCCGCTCGACCGCGCGCCGATTTCGGAAACGCTCGACGTCGGCGTGCGCGCCATCAACGGCATGCTGACGGTCGGACGCGGCCAGCGTCTCGGCCTGTTCGCCGGCACCGGCGTGGGTAAATCGGTGCTGCTGGGGATGATCGCGCGCTACACCACGGCCGACGTGATCGTGGTCGGCCTGATCGGCGAGCGCGGCCGCGAAGTCAAGGAATTCATCGAGCAGATCCTGGGCGAGGAAGGCCTGGCCAGGTCCGCCGTGGTCGCGGCGCCGGCCGACTCGCCGCCGCTGTTGCGCCTGCAGGGCGCGGCCTACGCCACCGCGATCGCCGAATCGTTCCGCGACGAGGGCAAGAACGTCCTGTTGATCATGGACTCGCTGACCCGCTACGCGATGGCGCAACGCGAGATCGCGCTGGCGATCGGCGAACCGCCCGCGACCAAGGGTTATCCGCCCTCGGTGTTCGCCAAGCTGCCGGTGCTGGTCGAGCGCGCCGGCAACGGCCACGCGGGCGGCGGCTCGATCACCGCTTTTTATACCGTGCTGTCCGAGGGCGACGACCAGCAGGACCCGATCGCCGACGCCGCGCGCGGTATCCTCGACGGCCACATCGTGCTGAACCGCCGCCTGGCCGAAGCCGGCCACTATCCGGCGATCGACATCGAACAGTCGATCTCGCGCGCGATGCACAACATCACCTCGCGCGAGCACCAGCAGGCGGCGCGCACGCTCAAGCAGCTGTACTCGCGCTACGAGCGCGCGCGCGACCTGATCACCGTGGGGGCGTATGCGCCGGGCTCGGACCCGACGCTGGACAAGGCGATCCAGCTGCACGACCGCATCGAACACTTCCTGTGCCAGGAGATCCACGACAACGCCGGCATGCTGGAAAGCTTGGGGCAATTGACCTCGCTATTCGGCTGATCGACCGGCCGGCCGCGCCGATATACTTGAGTCACCATGGCCCATCCCTCCGCCCTCGACACCCTGATCGACCTCGCCCAGTGCGCTTCCGACGCCGCCGCCAAGCGGCTCGGCGCCGCGCTCAAGGCGGTCGAGGACGGCGAACAGAAGCTGCAGATGCTGGAAGGCTACCGCGACGACTACGTACGCAAGCTCGACGCGGCCCAGGTGGCCGGCATCACGCCGTTCGCCTACCAGAATTTCGTCGCCTTCATCGGCAAGCTGGACGTCGCGCTGAACGGCCAGCGCGACGTCCTCAAGCACGCCAGGAACAAGGCCGACTTCGAAAAGAAAGCCTGGCAGGAGAGCGAGCGCAAGCGCCTGTCCTACCGCACCCTGAACGAACGCGCCGCGCAGGAAGCCCTGCACGCCGAGAACAAGCGCGACCAGAAGATGATGGACGACCACGCCGCGCGCACCGCGCGCGCCCAGCGCTGACAGGCAGTACTCACCGATCGCACGACATGCAAACCACCAACCTGAATCCCGCCCTGAGCCCCAACAATGTGCTCCAGCGTAATGGCACCGCGAATGGCGCCAACATCGCCAGCGCCACCGACGGCGGCCAGTTCAGCGCGCTGCTGAACAGCCAGCTGGCCCAGGCGCCGGCCGCGCCGCAGGCGCCTGTCGCCCAGGCGCCCGCGCCCGCGCCCAAGCCGGACAGCGCCAAGCCGGTCCAGGCCGAGCAGCCCGCCCAGCCGGACCCCGCGCCCGCGCCGCAAGCCGGCCAGGACAAGACCGCCTCCGCCGACGGCGCCAAGGATGCCGACGCCAAGGACGGCGATGACGACGCCGGCAAGGCCGATGCCCAGGCGCCGGCCGACCCGGCCAGCGCCATGCTGGCCCTGCTCGCCAGCCTGCAGCCGGGCGCGAAACAGGCTCCCGCCACGCCCACCGGTGCGGCCCAGGCATTCGACAACCTGAGCGGCAACGCGGGCAAGGGCAAGCGCTTCGACGCCGGCCAGCTCAGCGCCCTGCAAGCGGCGATCAAGGCGAGCAGCAAGGACGGCGCCGGCGCGGCTGCGGCCGACGGCAAGACCTTCAGCGCCGCCACGATCAAGAACCCGGCCCTGGCCGCCGCCGGCGCCGCGCTCGGGACCGACGACAAGGCGACTGCGCTCGCGGCCGACAAGACGGCGGGCGGCGATGTGCCCGGCAAGGTCTCGACCACCCTGCTCAAGGCCGATCCGAACGTCTCGCTGGACGCCGCCGCGCTCAGCCTGCAGCAGGCGCGCGCCGCCGCCGAGCAGGCCGCCCCGGCCGCAACCCCGCTCGCGGGCGCGTTGCAGGCGGCCCAGCCGGCCGCCTTCGACGCCGCCCAGTCCGTGGCAGCGGCCGACCAGCTCAGCGCCCAGGTCGGCACCGAGGCCTGGGAAAACCAGGTCGGCCAGAAGGTCGTCTACATGGTCGGCAGCGAGGAGCAGACCGCCTCGCTGACGCTGAACCCGCCGGACCTGGGTCCGATGCAGGTCGTGCTGTCGGTCTCGAACGACCAGGCCAGCGTGACCTTCTCGTCGAACCAGCAGGAAGTGCGTCAGGCGCTCGAGAACGCCCTGCCGCGCCTGCGCGAGATGATGAGCGAGAGCGGCATCGCGCTGGGCAATGCGACCGTCAACGCCGGCACCCAGGATGGGGGCCAGGCGCGCCAGCAGGACGGCTCGCCGCGCGGCGGGCGCAATAGCGGACGCGCGCGCGGGATCGCGGGCGTGGACAGCGCGGACGGCACGGACGCGGCGCCGCGCGTGGTCACGCGCAGCATACCGCTGGGCGAGAGCGGCATGGTCGACATCTTCGCCTGATTCACCCGGCCGGCGCTGCAACGGCGCCGGCCTGTCCTTGACGCGGGCGCCCGAGCCCCACTGTTGGTCGCCTGCTATCGTTTACTTCAAGAAACAACGAGATAGCCGTTGTTCCTCCCTCTTTTCAAACGTTGCCGCTGCTCACTTTTTCCCGATAATGACATAATGATGGCTCGATCGACGAGCCTTGAGCGCAGAACCGAAGTATTTTGAAAGCGAATCCCAAGATGAAAGCTGACCCGAAAGCGGACGCAGCAGCACCAGCCGCAGGCGGCAAAAGCAAGTTGATGATGATCGTCGGCGCGGCCGTGGTCGTGCTCGGCCTGGGCGGTGGCGCCGGCTGGTATTTCATGCACGGCAGCGACGATGCCGGCGCCGAGCCGGCCAAGAAGAGCCACGAATCGAGCAGCAAGAAAAAGAAGAAGGACAAGGAAGCGCCGCCCGAGTACCTGGCGATCGAGCCCTTCACCGTGAACCTGCAGCCGGAAAACGGCGACCAGTACCTGCAGGTGGCGTTCACGCTGCAGGTCGACGGCGCCGAGCAGGCCGAACTCATCAAGAACAACATGGCCAAGGTGCGCAGCCGCGTGCTGCTGCTCCTGTCGGGCAAGAAGGCGTCCGAGATCAACACCGTCGAAGGCAAGCAGCAGCTGGCCGGCGAGATCCTGGCCGTGGTCAAGGAACCGTTCAACAAGCACGACGACGAGCAGGAAGTCTCGGACGTGCTGTTCACTTCGTTTATCATCCAGTAAGCATCCGTCACACGGAAACAGCCTCATCAACCGGTAAAGCAGCATGGCCGATAATTTTCTCTCACAGGAAGAAGTCGATGCCCTTCTCAAAGGGGTCAACGGCGATCAGGACGACGTCGCGGCGCCTGAAGACACCTCGGGAGTCCGCACCTATAACCTGGCGACGCAGGAGCGGATCGTCCGCGGCCGCATGCCGACGCTCGAGATCATCAACGAGCGCTTCGCCAGGTATCTGCGGGTCGGGCTGTTCAACTTCCTGCGCCGCAGCGCCGAGGTCTCGGTCGGCTCGGTGCGGGTCTCGAAGTACAGCGAATTCATCCGTAACCTGGTGGTCCCGACCAACCTGAACCTGATCCACATGAAGCCCCTGCGCGGCACCGCACTGATGGTGCTGGATCCGAACCTGGTGTTCCTGCTGGTCGACAACCTGTTCGGCGGCGACGGGCGCTTCCACACGCGCGTCGAGGGCCGCGACTTTACCCAGACCGAGCAGCGCATCATCCTGCGCATCCTCGACATCATCTTCGAAGCCTACGGCAAGTCGTGGGAGCCGGTGTATCCGATCGAGTTCGAGTACATCCGTTCGGAGATGAACACCCAGTTCGCCAACATCGCCACCCCGAACGAAGTCGTGGTATCGTGCACTTTCACCGTCGAGCTGGGCTCGGTGTCGGGCCAGATCCACTTCTGCATGCCCTACTCGACGATCGAGCCGATCCGCGATACCCTGACCTCCAGCCTGCAGGGCGAGGCGCTGGAAGTGGACAAGCGCTGGATCCGCCTGCTGACCCAGCAGATCCAGGTGGCGGAGGTGGAGCTGGTGGCCGTGCTCGGCCACGGCAAGGCGAACTTCGACGAGATCCTCAACATGAAGATCGGCGACGTGATCCCGATCTCGGTGCCGGAACACATCCAGGCCACCGTCGACAGCGTGCCGGTGATGGACTGCAGCTACGGCGTGCACAACGGCCAGTACGCGCTGAAAGTCGAAAAGCTGCTCGCCAACAGCGACACCTTCAACAAAGACGGCGCCGGCGCATGAAGCGCCCGGGCTGACGAGCAATACAGGAGAGAGAAACCATGTCCGATACCCAAGACGATCAGGCCGGCCTCGACGACGATTGGGGCGCGGCGATCGCCGAGCAGGCGGCCGCCGAAGCCGCCGCGCTGGCGACCCAGCAGCAGACGGCCACCGCCGCCGTCTTCAAGGATTTTTCGAACAAGGGCACCCGCCCCGACACGCCCAACGATATCGACTTCATCCTCGATATCCCGGTGCAGCTGACGGTGGAACTGGGCCGCACCAAGATCGCCATCAAGAACCTGCTGCAGCTGGCGCAGGGCTCGGTGGTCGAGCTGGACGGCCTGGCCGGCGAGCCGATGGACGTGCTGGTCAACGGCTGCCTGATCGCCCAGGGCGAGGTGGTGGTCGTGAACGACAAGTTCGGCATCCGCCTCACCGACATCATCACGCCGTCGGAGCGCATCCGCAAGCTCAACAAATGATGCGGCGCCCGTCGTTCCTGCAGGCGCCGCTGGCGCTGTTGGTATTGGCCTTGCACCTGAGCGCCTGCGCGCAGACGCCGTCATCCGCGGGCGCGCAAGGCGGACAAGGCGATACGGCCGCGCAGCATGCGCAGGCCTCGGTTGCTGCTCCGGTTGCTGCTCCGGCCGCCGCCCCGTCGGCTGCGCCGTCCAGCGCCTCCGCCCCGGCCGCGAATCCGGTGCGCGCCCCGAACGCGCGCGTCGGCGTGAGCAGCGCAGCCGGTGCGCCCGACGTGGCCGCGCCGAATCCGGCCGCGTCCAGCGCCGTCCCTGACGCAGCCGCTGCCCCTGACGCAGCCGCCGCACCGGCAGTGGCGCCCGGCAGCCCGGCGGCCCCGCCGCGCCGGCTGTCGCCGCCCCGGCCGCACCCGCCGCCACCGCGCCGGTCGTCATGCCGTCCGGCTCGCCCACCGGCAGCCTGCTGCAGACCCTGTTCGCGATGATCGTCGTGCTGGCCGCACTGGGCGCGCTGGCCTGGTTCCTCAAGCGCTACGGTCCCAAGGCGAGCGGCGCCAACGCCAACGTCAAGATCGTCGGTTCGCTCAACCTGGGCGGGCGCGAGCGCCTGCTGGTGGTCGAAGTCGGCAACCAGTGGATCGTGGTCGGCGCCTCGCCCGGCCGCGTCAACGGCCTGGCCACGATGCCCAGGCAGGAAGGCGTCGAACCGACGGCGGCCCTGTCGACGCCGGCCCCGGCCGCCGCCAACTTCGGCGACTGGCTCAAGCAGACCCTCGATAAACGGAAATGATGCGGTCAACGATGCGCAAAAAGACTCTCCTGCTGGCGGCGGGCGCCCTGGCCCTGCCGCTGGCGGCATGGGCCGCCCCGGCCATCCCCGCCTTCACCACCAGCCCGGCCCCGGGGGGCGGCACCGCCTATTCGCTGCCGGTGCAGACCTTCCTGTTGATGACGGCGCTGACCTTCATCCCGGCCGCGCTCCTGATGATGACGAGTTTTACCCGCATCATCATCGTGCTGTCGCTGCTGCGCCAGGCGCTCGGCACCCAGACCGCGCCGCCCAACCAGGTGATGGTCGGCCTGGCGCTGTTCCTGACGCTGTTCGTGATGGGTCCGACTTTCGATCGCATCTACAACGAAGCCTACGCGCCGCTGCAGAACAACACGATCCAGATGGGCGAGGCGATGGACAAGGCGGCCGCGCCGCTCAAGGGCTTCATGCTCAAGCAGACGCGCCAGTCCGACCTGGCGCTGTTCGTGAAGATCTCGCGCACGCCCGCGCTGCAGGGTCCGGAAGACGTGCCGCTGCGCGTCCTGATACCGGCCTTCATCACCAGCGAACTCAAGACCGCGTTCCAGATCGGCTTCGCGATCTTCATTCCGTTCCTGATCATCGACATGGTGGTGGCGTCGGTGCTGATGTCGATGGGCATGATGATGATGTCGCCGGCCGTGATCTCGCTGCCGTTCAAGCTGATGCTGTTCGTGCTGGTCGACGGCTGGCAGCTGCTGCTGGGATCCCTGTCCCAGAGTTTTTATTGAGGTGATGCCATGACCCCGGAAAGCGTCATCGCAATGGGCCGCACGGCCATGGAAGTCACGCTGATGGTCTCGGCGCCGCTGCTGCTGGTGGCGCTGATCATCGGCTTGGTCGTCAGCATCTTCCAGGCCGCCACCCAGATCAACGAACAGACCCTGTCCTTCATCCCCAAGCTGGTCGGCATTTTCGTCGCGCTGGTCGTGGCCGGCCCCTGGATGATCACCGTGATGACCGACTACATGCGCAGCGTCTTCAGCGGTATCCCGGGCCTGATCGGCTGACCCCGCGGCCGGCCGCGCATCGATGTTCAAGACAGCGTGATCTCGTTCACCACCGTCCAGCTCAACGCCTGGATCTTCGGCCTGCTGTGGCCTCTCACGCGCATCCTCGGGCTGATCACCGCGGCGCCGGTGTTCGGCAACACCGGTGTGCCGACGCTGATCAAGCTGACCCTGGGCGTGACGCTGGCCGCCATCGTCGCGCCCATCATCCCGCCGGTGCCGACCGTCGATCCGACCTCGTGGGCGGGGCTGCTGGTGTGCGGCCAGGAGATGCTGATCGGCGCGGCGATGGGCTTTTCGATGCGCCTGGTGTTCGCCGCGATCGAGTTCGGCGGCGAGATCGCCAGCTCGACCATGGGCTTTTCCTTCGCCAGCTTTTTCGATCCATCCTCGGCCGGGCGCACCTCGGCGATCAGCCAGTTCCTGGCGCTGGTGTCCACGCTCGCCTTCCTGGCGATGAACGCGCACCTGGTGCTGATCGAGGCGCTGGTCGAGAGCTTCTTCACGCTGCCGATCTCGGGCACCCCGATGGCGCTCACCGCGCCGCTGGAAATGGTGCGCTGGGGCGGCAAGATCTTTTCCAGCGGCCTGCAGCTCTCGCTGCCGATCGTGGCCGCGCTGCTGGTGACCAACATCGCGCTGGCGATCCTGACGCGCGCCGCGCCGCAATTGAATCTGTTCGGCATCGGCTTTCCGATCACGCTCGGCGCCGGCTTCCTGGTGATCAGCATCACGCTGCCCTACCTCGCCACGCCGCTGGAAAACCTGTTCAACCAGGGTATCGAAGCCGGCCGCAGGATTCCGCGCAGCGGCGCGCAGCGGACGGCGCCGGTGCCGGCACTGGCGGCAAGGCCAGGAGAGCGGCCCGCTGTAGGATCTCAGAACCCATAGATCGGCCCAAGAAAAAACAACCGCTTGCACACGAATTTGTGCGACTTTCGATCGCAAATTTTTGGAATGATTGAAATTTTCTCGCCGAGTGTCACAAACATCTGCTACCGACCCTAAGCGCACTGTCGCAACTGCGCCGCCGCAGACAAGATTTCGTCACTCGTCCAGTTGCGCGACAACCAGATTGCAAGTGCCGCTCCGGACAAATGCCACCAGCCCATCCCTTGGTATTGCTTGTGGCTTACGAGGTACTCGCGAGCAACCCACCAGGTAACGAGTTGGCCGGGGGGCATGGGTCGTCCTCGTGAGGAAAACACGCTGGCCGCATAGGAATATGGATCATCTGGTTCCACGTTGGGCGTGCCCACGCCGCGTGCACGCTCCCAGACAGCCGCCTTCTGCTCGGCTGACGCGAGTTGTAGCGGCTTTTGAGGACGGCCGTCAACTCCACTCAAGCCCAGCGAATACAGAGCAAGTGGGAGTCCCAACAACAGTACACTTGTGGCGCATATCAGTACCGCTGTAAAGCGGCGAATACGGTACATACAGCCCTAACTCAATGTTGCTGAAGTTTCTGAGCCACCGTTTCTGGCCGGTTGCGGACCCATGGTTACGTCTGCTTCCGACCCAAAGCGAACCTACCACATCCGCAGATCCACCATAGCACCATGATCATGGGCTCAACAGTATCTATAGGACTCTTGGCACCTCACGAGAAAGTATACGTAGCAATTCTTCTTGGTCAGCCGGTTTTACCAAGTGGTGGTCGAAGCCTGCAGCGTTTGATAACTCGCGGTCCTGCGGCTGGCCATAGCCGGTCAGTGCAATCAGGGTGGCACCTGCGGTGCGTGCGTCGGAACGCAGGCGGCCCGCTAGTTCATACCCATCCATGTCTGGTAATCCGATGTCAAGTATGAATACGTCGACATCGAACTCCTGTGCTGCTTGTAGCGCGCTTGCAGCGTCTTCGTGTACGTGTATGACGTGTCCGGCGGTTTCAAGCATGTAACCTAGCAGAGCACCAGCATCTTGATTGTCGTCGACGATCAACACGCGCAGACCGACTCCACTGTCCTCAGGCCCAAGAGTCTGTGCGCAGCCCTGGCTTTCGTCCTCTGCGGCTAGTAACGGCAGCGTTATTGTGAAGGTACTTCCCTTTCCTACTCCTTCGCTGGCGGCCTGAATACAGCCGCCATGCAGGTCTACGATGCTCCTGACCAAAGCTAGACCAAGACCCAAGCCACCCTGCGCCCGGTCTGGAGTCCGCTCGGCCTGTGTGAACATGTCGAACACCAAAGGCAATAGTGTTGGCTCCATTCCCATTCCATTGTCGGCAATGCTGATGCGCGTCTGTCCGTCTATCACGTCGAGTCCGAGTGCAATTCGGCCGTTCAGCGGCGTGTATTTGACTGCGTTGTTGAGCACGTTCGACACCGCTTGGATCAGGCGGGTGCGATCTCCCCGTACTACT
This genomic stretch from Massilia sp. 9096 harbors:
- the fliM gene encoding flagellar motor switch protein FliM; the protein is MADNFLSQEEVDALLKGVNGDQDDVAAPEDTSGVRTYNLATQERIVRGRMPTLEIINERFARYLRVGLFNFLRRSAEVSVGSVRVSKYSEFIRNLVVPTNLNLIHMKPLRGTALMVLDPNLVFLLVDNLFGGDGRFHTRVEGRDFTQTEQRIILRILDIIFEAYGKSWEPVYPIEFEYIRSEMNTQFANIATPNEVVVSCTFTVELGSVSGQIHFCMPYSTIEPIRDTLTSSLQGEALEVDKRWIRLLTQQIQVAEVELVAVLGHGKANFDEILNMKIGDVIPISVPEHIQATVDSVPVMDCSYGVHNGQYALKVEKLLANSDTFNKDGAGA
- the fliP gene encoding flagellar type III secretion system pore protein FliP (The bacterial flagellar biogenesis protein FliP forms a type III secretion system (T3SS)-type pore required for flagellar assembly.); this encodes MRKKTLLLAAGALALPLAAWAAPAIPAFTTSPAPGGGTAYSLPVQTFLLMTALTFIPAALLMMTSFTRIIIVLSLLRQALGTQTAPPNQVMVGLALFLTLFVMGPTFDRIYNEAYAPLQNNTIQMGEAMDKAAAPLKGFMLKQTRQSDLALFVKISRTPALQGPEDVPLRVLIPAFITSELKTAFQIGFAIFIPFLIIDMVVASVLMSMGMMMMSPAVISLPFKLMLFVLVDGWQLLLGSLSQSFY
- a CDS encoding flagellar hook-length control protein FliK; its protein translation is MQTTNLNPALSPNNVLQRNGTANGANIASATDGGQFSALLNSQLAQAPAAPQAPVAQAPAPAPKPDSAKPVQAEQPAQPDPAPAPQAGQDKTASADGAKDADAKDGDDDAGKADAQAPADPASAMLALLASLQPGAKQAPATPTGAAQAFDNLSGNAGKGKRFDAGQLSALQAAIKASSKDGAGAAAADGKTFSAATIKNPALAAAGAALGTDDKATALAADKTAGGDVPGKVSTTLLKADPNVSLDAAALSLQQARAAAEQAAPAATPLAGALQAAQPAAFDAAQSVAAADQLSAQVGTEAWENQVGQKVVYMVGSEEQTASLTLNPPDLGPMQVVLSVSNDQASVTFSSNQQEVRQALENALPRLREMMSESGIALGNATVNAGTQDGGQARQQDGSPRGGRNSGRARGIAGVDSADGTDAAPRVVTRSIPLGESGMVDIFA
- the fliL gene encoding flagellar basal body-associated protein FliL; translated protein: MKADPKADAAAPAAGGKSKLMMIVGAAVVVLGLGGGAGWYFMHGSDDAGAEPAKKSHESSSKKKKKDKEAPPEYLAIEPFTVNLQPENGDQYLQVAFTLQVDGAEQAELIKNNMAKVRSRVLLLLSGKKASEINTVEGKQQLAGEILAVVKEPFNKHDDEQEVSDVLFTSFIIQ
- the fliN gene encoding flagellar motor switch protein FliN, giving the protein MSDTQDDQAGLDDDWGAAIAEQAAAEAAALATQQQTATAAVFKDFSNKGTRPDTPNDIDFILDIPVQLTVELGRTKIAIKNLLQLAQGSVVELDGLAGEPMDVLVNGCLIAQGEVVVVNDKFGIRLTDIITPSERIRKLNK
- the fliJ gene encoding flagellar export protein FliJ, which translates into the protein MAHPSALDTLIDLAQCASDAAAKRLGAALKAVEDGEQKLQMLEGYRDDYVRKLDAAQVAGITPFAYQNFVAFIGKLDVALNGQRDVLKHARNKADFEKKAWQESERKRLSYRTLNERAAQEALHAENKRDQKMMDDHAARTARAQR
- the fliO gene encoding flagellar biosynthetic protein FliO → MPSGSPTGSLLQTLFAMIVVLAALGALAWFLKRYGPKASGANANVKIVGSLNLGGRERLLVVEVGNQWIVVGASPGRVNGLATMPRQEGVEPTAALSTPAPAAANFGDWLKQTLDKRK